One Algibacter sp. L3A6 genomic region harbors:
- a CDS encoding M16 family metallopeptidase, giving the protein MTQIKTLFVFAILATCFSCKTDQNSEVAAATTAHTDANGFSYEITENDPTGLRLYTLENGLKVYLSKNTDEPKIQTYIAVRAGSNYDPKQSTGLAHYLEHMVFKGTDKIGTLDWEKEKVYLDSISNLYEAHRAESDLDKKEELYRKIDEVSLEASNYSVANEYDKMISSLGATGTNAHTWFEETVYKNKIPANELDKWLTVESERFSMLVLRLFHTELEAVFEEFNRTQDSDFRKGYYAMLKGLFPNHPYGQQTTIGNAEHLKNPSLVDIHNYFNTYYVPNNMAMVLVGDLDFDATIAKVNKAFGAFENKEVTHPILPKEDALTSPVTKEVFGPTAENVSIAFRAQGIGSEDQKFVTLADMILANGNAGLIDLNLNQKQVVQNAGCSPTFLNDYGYHQFTGTPKEGQSLDDVKALLLEQIEKLKKGEFEDWMIDAVVNDLKLSQTKQYENSTALASAYYNAFIHHEEWASKVKFLNDLKKVTKQELVDFANKFYQNNYVVTYKRQGEDSNIVKVQNPGITPVHLNRDKSSEFLTTFNNIESEDLKPKFIDYKTAIKTTETNNGIEVSYIENELNDLFDLNIIFDMGGDNDKKLQLAANYMDYLGTAKYSNEELKKEFYKLGVSYYVFAGDDKTYVGLNGLKENLPKGLELLEHLWNNAVPDQDAYKKYVESIIKGRQDNKGQKGSILWNGLMSYGKYGEKSRLRNIYKTDELNAIDPKELVDIVKDMKNYKQRVFYYGKDIDAAVAALNTSHTIPEDLKQYPEALVYEEQETGGNVYFVDFDMVQSEMLFLAKGEPFKAENIAASTLFNTYFGSGLSSIVFQEIRESKSLAYSAFSSYQMADEKENANYVMAYMGTQANKMPQAVRAMMDLMTDMPEAEKQFNAAKEATLKKIAAQRITKSNIFWNYESLKKRGIENDNREAMYNTIKDMSIEDLRDFFNSNIKGENYNVMVIGNKKDIDFKGLKELGKVQEMDVDFLFNYEKTEKLKM; this is encoded by the coding sequence ATGACTCAAATTAAAACACTTTTTGTGTTTGCAATTTTAGCGACATGCTTTAGTTGTAAAACAGATCAAAACTCAGAAGTTGCTGCTGCTACAACAGCGCATACCGATGCTAATGGGTTTTCTTATGAAATTACGGAAAACGACCCAACTGGTTTAAGGCTTTATACCTTAGAAAATGGTTTAAAAGTTTATCTAAGTAAAAATACCGATGAACCTAAAATCCAGACTTATATTGCTGTTCGTGCGGGTTCTAATTACGATCCTAAGCAATCTACAGGTTTGGCTCATTACCTAGAACACATGGTGTTTAAAGGCACAGATAAAATCGGTACGCTCGATTGGGAAAAAGAAAAAGTGTATTTAGATTCTATTTCTAATTTATATGAAGCACATCGTGCGGAAAGCGATCTTGATAAAAAGGAAGAGTTATACAGAAAAATAGACGAAGTTTCTTTGGAAGCATCAAACTATAGCGTAGCTAACGAGTATGATAAAATGATTAGTTCTTTAGGTGCTACAGGGACCAATGCACATACTTGGTTTGAAGAAACTGTTTATAAAAATAAAATTCCTGCTAATGAATTGGATAAATGGTTAACTGTAGAAAGTGAACGTTTTAGCATGTTGGTATTACGCTTGTTTCATACAGAGTTAGAAGCTGTTTTTGAAGAATTCAATAGAACACAAGATAGTGATTTCAGAAAAGGATATTATGCCATGTTAAAAGGCTTATTCCCTAATCATCCTTATGGTCAACAAACTACAATTGGTAATGCCGAGCATTTAAAAAATCCATCTTTAGTAGATATTCATAATTACTTCAACACGTATTATGTGCCTAATAATATGGCTATGGTGTTAGTTGGCGATTTAGATTTTGATGCTACCATAGCAAAAGTTAATAAAGCTTTTGGTGCATTTGAAAATAAAGAAGTTACTCACCCAATTTTACCAAAAGAAGATGCACTTACATCTCCGGTAACTAAAGAAGTTTTTGGTCCAACAGCTGAAAATGTATCTATAGCGTTTAGAGCTCAGGGTATTGGTAGCGAAGATCAAAAATTTGTAACCTTAGCAGATATGATTCTAGCTAACGGAAACGCTGGTTTAATAGATTTAAATTTAAACCAGAAGCAAGTTGTGCAAAATGCTGGTTGTTCTCCAACGTTTTTAAATGATTATGGTTATCACCAATTTACAGGAACTCCAAAAGAAGGACAATCTCTAGATGATGTTAAAGCACTTTTATTAGAACAAATTGAAAAATTAAAGAAAGGTGAGTTTGAAGATTGGATGATTGATGCTGTGGTAAACGACTTAAAACTAAGTCAAACCAAACAATATGAAAACAGTACGGCTTTAGCTTCGGCATATTACAACGCTTTTATTCATCATGAAGAATGGGCTAGTAAAGTGAAATTTCTAAACGATTTAAAAAAGGTAACCAAGCAAGAATTGGTAGATTTTGCTAACAAATTTTATCAAAACAATTATGTGGTAACCTATAAACGCCAAGGTGAAGATTCTAATATTGTTAAGGTTCAAAACCCTGGTATCACGCCGGTTCATTTAAATAGAGATAAAAGTTCTGAGTTTTTAACCACTTTCAATAATATAGAGTCTGAGGATTTAAAACCAAAGTTTATAGATTATAAAACGGCTATTAAAACTACCGAAACCAATAACGGTATCGAGGTATCTTACATTGAAAATGAATTGAATGATTTATTCGATTTAAATATTATTTTCGATATGGGTGGCGATAACGATAAAAAACTACAACTTGCTGCTAATTATATGGATTACTTGGGTACAGCTAAGTATAGCAACGAGGAGTTAAAAAAGGAGTTTTACAAGCTTGGTGTAAGTTATTATGTTTTTGCTGGTGATGATAAAACTTATGTTGGACTTAATGGTTTAAAAGAAAATTTACCAAAAGGTTTAGAGCTTTTAGAACACCTTTGGAATAATGCTGTTCCAGATCAAGATGCTTATAAAAAATATGTAGAATCTATAATAAAAGGACGTCAAGATAATAAAGGTCAAAAAGGAAGTATTCTTTGGAACGGTTTAATGAGCTATGGTAAATATGGCGAAAAATCTCGTTTAAGAAATATTTACAAAACAGATGAGTTAAATGCTATCGATCCTAAAGAATTGGTTGATATTGTTAAGGATATGAAAAACTACAAACAACGTGTTTTTTATTATGGAAAAGATATTGATGCTGCTGTAGCGGCTCTAAATACAAGTCATACCATCCCTGAAGATCTAAAACAATATCCTGAAGCTTTAGTTTATGAAGAACAAGAAACAGGAGGGAATGTTTATTTCGTAGATTTTGATATGGTACAGTCGGAAATGTTATTCTTAGCAAAAGGAGAACCTTTTAAAGCAGAAAACATTGCAGCTTCAACGTTGTTCAATACTTATTTTGGTAGTGGGTTATCGTCTATTGTATTTCAAGAAATACGCGAATCTAAATCTTTAGCATACTCTGCTTTTTCGAGTTACCAAATGGCTGATGAAAAAGAAAATGCGAATTACGTTATGGCATATATGGGTACACAGGCCAACAAAATGCCACAAGCTGTACGTGCTATGATGGATTTAATGACCGATATGCCTGAAGCTGAGAAACAGTTTAATGCCGCTAAAGAAGCTACTCTTAAGAAAATAGCAGCGCAGCGTATTACTAAATCTAATATTTTCTGGAATTATGAAAGTTTGAAAAAGCGCGGTATTGAGAATGATAACCGAGAAGCGATGTACAATACCATAAAAGATATGAGTATTGAAGATTTACGCGACTTTTTTAATAGTAATATAAAAGGTGAAAACTATAATGTAATGGTTATAGGGAATAAAAAAGACATCGATTTTAAAGGTTTAAAAGAGCTTGGTAAAGTTCAAGAAATGGATGTGGATTTTCTATTTAATTATGAAAAGACAGAAAAATTAAAAATGTAA
- the fabG gene encoding 3-oxoacyl-[acyl-carrier-protein] reductase: MKLLEGKTAIITGASRGIGKGIAEVFAQHGANVAFTYSSSVEAANALEKDLNALGVKAKGYQSNAANFDDAQKLAADVAAEFGSIDILVNNAGITKDNLLMRISEDDFDTVIEVNLKSVFNMTKAVQRTMLKQRKGSIINMSSVVGVKGNAGQTNYAASKAGIIGFSKSVALELGSRNIRSNVVAPGFIETEMTAKLDEEVVKGWRAGIPLKRGGTPEDIANVCVFLASDMSAYVTGQTLNVDGGMLT, translated from the coding sequence ATGAAATTATTAGAAGGAAAAACGGCTATAATTACTGGTGCAAGTAGAGGTATTGGGAAAGGTATAGCTGAAGTTTTTGCACAACATGGTGCAAATGTAGCTTTTACATACAGTTCGTCTGTAGAAGCGGCTAATGCGTTAGAAAAAGATTTAAATGCACTTGGTGTTAAAGCTAAAGGTTACCAAAGTAATGCTGCAAATTTTGACGATGCTCAAAAATTAGCGGCAGATGTAGCTGCTGAGTTTGGAAGTATTGATATTCTTGTAAACAATGCAGGTATCACTAAAGATAATTTATTAATGCGTATTAGTGAAGATGATTTTGATACTGTAATTGAGGTGAACTTAAAATCGGTTTTCAACATGACGAAAGCGGTACAACGTACCATGTTAAAACAACGTAAAGGCTCTATCATTAACATGAGTTCTGTTGTTGGAGTTAAAGGTAATGCTGGGCAGACCAATTATGCGGCATCAAAAGCTGGTATTATTGGTTTTTCTAAATCTGTAGCTTTAGAGTTAGGTTCAAGAAACATTAGAAGTAACGTAGTTGCTCCAGGTTTTATTGAAACTGAAATGACTGCTAAGTTAGATGAAGAAGTTGTGAAAGGATGGCGTGCAGGTATTCCATTAAAACGTGGTGGAACTCCAGAAGATATCGCAAATGTTTGTGTATTTTTAGCTAGTGATATGTCGGCTTATGTAACGGGACAAACCTTGAATGTTGATGGCGGAATGCTAACTTAA